DNA from Lonchura striata isolate bLonStr1 chromosome 5, bLonStr1.mat, whole genome shotgun sequence:
ACAACAGCAGCCATGAATACAGCAGTTTTCCTTGATCCAAAGGCAATGGGCAAGGGAACCCTGACACAGGATTGGCTCCAAACCATGGTACAGGTATATTCCAGCAGAACTCATTTGCAGGATAAACCAGTAGAGAGTCCTGATTTAGAATTATTCACAAATGGTAGCAGTTTCATGAAAGATGGAAAATGGATGGCAAGATATGCAGTGGTGACTGCCACTGAGGTATTGGAAGCTCAATCTTTACCAATCAATACATCAGACCAAAAGTAAGAGATAATAGCATTAAAACAAGCATTTAACTTGGCAGTGGGCAGAAGAGTGAATATCTGGATTGATCCTATATATTAATTTGTTGTGATTCATGCCTCTGGAGCCATATGGAAGGAAAGAGGACTGCTGTTGGCTCAAGGATCATCTATTCaacacagagaagaaatttcACAACTTCTGAAAAAAGTTGAAAAACCAAAGGAGGTGGCAGTGATGCATTGTAAAGCACTTCAATCTGGACAAACTGATGTTAGAGTGAGAAACCAACTGGCAGACAAGGCAGCTCGAGGAGTAGCTGAAAAAGGCATCCCAAGCTTCTTTTTGTGTTAGTgccacaaaaaataaattgataCAATTTAAGGCTAATTCTGACAGTGAGGATCAATgtttagaaaatatattaaaagccACTAAGAATCAAGAGGGATGGTGGGTAACAAGCAGCCAACAGGTTATAGTTCCACTTCCTGTAAGGAGGAAAGTAATGGGAAAAGAACAGAGCAAATCCCTCAGGGGAACTGAGTCCCTGACACCTAGTCTCCAAAACTCTGTATTTAGTGTGGGAATGACTGAAATAGAAGAATCTGTAACAGTGCAATGTccaatttatttaaaaacaatccCATAAGCAGGAAAAGGCCACCTTCTGGAGCAATTAAAGACAAGTTTCACAAgctttaaaagggaaaaatttgCCAGATTAAGAATTCTTTGCACCTGTTGGGTAATGCAATGATCATTCCTGAAAAACCACTGGCCTATGGAACTGCACCATGCCCATTCTGTAGGAAGAACAGGAGAGGAGCCAGCCCAGTTGTGCCAACTTTTATCAGTTCACCAAGCAGTCAGCTTTGACTTTGGGATCACCAGCCACCAGGGACCACCAAAGAGACCCCCAGGACAGAAAAACACATCTgcagagaggagggaaaatATGTTAATGATTCTGGGGAAATGATTATCAAATGTATTGTTTATTCCAGGACAATCAATGAATGTGTCTGCAAAATAAAACCTCTAAATAGGAGCTTTTTCTGTACTCAGCATGCACAATAATCAAGAGGATATCCCCTCATGCATCCAGCCAAATAAAGAATGCCTGCTTCTTAATGCTACATTGGTGTTAAGGAGTTTGTATTTTTACCTATTTTTGGTAACACTGGAAGCAAAGTGTTACTAGAAATGCCACAGTAATTGAAGAAGAGTAATAAATAAGTTTCAGTAAGAATAAATTATGATATCCTTTTGGAGGGGTCACAGTTTCATGTCACActgcagttttttctttagggattttttttgtcacttttcctGCTATTTCTGCATTTGGATCATCCCAGAATTTGAGATTATTATATGACTGAGTTTCAGCTAAAACCAAGTGAAGATCTATTGAATTAtcatagtaataataaaaagcCCTGGAAACACTGGTGATTTGTACTCCCTTTCCACACTGAATCCCACCAGTTTCAAAAGCCATGCATACAAGAACTATTTTACAGTTCTGCTATGTCTTTTCTTCTAAGACTTCTCTAATGCACCGAAGAATTTAGAAGGACGTTGATCAATTCCTATATAAATACAATATGAGTAGGtcatgtttctttctttctttgttacTTCTACATCAGAAGCCTCCTTCCAGCAgacatggatggatggatggatggatggatggatggatggatggatggatggatactGCACCACTACTTTTATAATTAGAGAATGGCAAATGGGTTTTAGCCTGCCTTGGGAGAAAACATTATGTTCATGAATCCATTGGTTCTGCTCTGCAACTCTAAAATGTAGCACCAGGGCTAATGATTCACCAGTTTAATGTGAAAGGGCTGTGATTGCAACAAGGGGCAACAAGTCTCACCAGCTGCTATCCTGCCTCCAACAAACATTTATGCACCAGTCCCAGGAGGTTCCCAAACACAAATTGTTACACATTACTGcagtgcatttttttctgtcacagcTATTCAAGAGAAAGATTAGAAGAACCCAATTACATGACTGTAATAACACTGTGCATAGCCACGAGCACTAACAGAAATTTTAAGCAACTCTACAAGACAGAGAAAATTAATGGGTTGTTGAATGAAGCCTGTGAATATAACCAGTCATAGGACTAATAGTATCCAGGACAGGAGAATCAACATGTTATCCCTCTGCTGTAAGAGATTGAGTGGGGGACTTGGCTGGCCATGCAGGAAGTTTGGGAGTAGGATCTGTGAGTGAACAATCTCTCAGCTGCAGAAGTGATGTAATAGGACATGAACAGGTAGGGGGGATGATGGCAGAGCCTTAAAATAAGAGGTAAAAGGGTTGCtgcatatgaaaaaaaaaatatatgcatatgcatacatatatgttgcatatatatacacatgtgtcaacatatacacacatacatataacTTCATAAATATTAAATGCTGAATATAGTTATTATATGGCAAATTCTTTCACTTCTAAGTCAGGAGACTGGGTGGTCAGAGGTAGAACAATGTGAGTGCAGGAACAGAAAAGGTACTGGAGGATGGAGAAGAATCTGAAAATTCCATTTAAACAAGGTCAGTAACATGACCTTCAACCCACTCCCCTCAGGgtaggggcggggagagaaatAATTGGGAATGAACAAACTCAGGGACCCTTTCTGCTCATAGAAGGGAAGGGTCAGGCCTGCAGAGATCTCATGACGCCCTTCACTGAAGTAGTTAAACATCTAAAGTAAGAACCTGTAGCCACTGCTCTTCTGATCTGACTGGAAGGTTGTAGAAATCTCTTCAAAAGAGGAAGAGAACTGGGCAAGTAGAATAACAAAAAGAGACAGGCAGAAAAAATCAGGAACTGCCAgggacagaaaggaaaagagagaaagcaaaaacTTGAAGGGCAGAATAGGAGGAAGACATTGGATTCAACACACagcacagaagctgctccttctcctggcCACTGGACTGGTGAGGATGAACTGAAAATAGAAAGGACAAGAAGACTCCAAGCAGCTTGAAACACCAAGAGGCCACAGAACCACCTTACAGGGATGCATAACTCAGGCATGATCTGCTTTGTTGTAGGGGGTTTCTTATGGGTAAGTCATCTTTGACATTCCTTTTTATGGGGTCTCTGCTCAGCTATGGAGTTACCTTGGAAAGACAGAGGGCCATTAGCAATAATAATTCCCCTGATACTAGAAAGAACTGGACATTTAAAACGCACACACAGAGGAGATAATAACTGCTGttcttccagggatggaaacTCAGACATCAGGGTACCCAAGGCAAAGGAATGAGAAGGGTAGGAGTGCTGAAGGGACAGAGCAGTTTTCAAGCCAGGGTGGGTATAATATGAAGCAGGGTATTTAAATGTTCTTAATATTTGAGCGTGGAGAAGGATCCACAGCTGGAGAATGACATGGCTTGTAGTGGAGAAAGGGAAGGTTGTGGTGACGGTGAAGTTAAGAACAGTACTGAATAGGATTTTAAGGACTACAGGAAGTTAAAATATGAAACAATGCTGTTGGTAAGAGTAACTTCAAATCTACAGCAGAATATACAATAGAAACAATGGAAGATAAATAACAGTACGTTGTTACCAAAGGAGATCCAGACTCATAATATAAAAGATACGCAAGATGCATTTGACAAAGATTTAATTCACTTCCACTGtgtctttgctgcttttctccttCTAGTTCCCCCACGTGAGAGGTGAGGAAGGCTGCCTTAACACTGAACTGTTAAGTATTTGTCAATCTTGCTCTTCTTTAGAGAAAACACTGAACAACAAAGACAATACTGGACATGGGTGTTATGACCTGATGGTTGACATTTTCCACAAAATCTTATTTAGTTGTATTAAAGATTCATGTAAAATCACCATTACTTTGAATGTGAACTGTATCAATTGCTATTTTTGTTGATCAACAGACTGATTGCGTGgtactgctcctgctgcctaTTTGCACTGCTGCAATAGTTAAGAGCTTTCTGGTGTATTTTCAGTTGACTGGGATTATGAATTTAGAATCGAGCTTTCCTGAAAAAATTGGTTTGAAATATACTGCATTGGTGAATATTACTATCAGTGATGTCATTTTTAAGAATAACTGAAATTACATattgacaaaaaagaaaaaaaacaaacatgaatGCAGATCTCTAAGGTTTGCAAAGGGAACTGGGCAAGGATAAATATCAGGAAAACAATCAAGGTATAAAGCCAACAGAAGGGAAATTCACCTGACAGGGATATTGATGAGGTCCTCCACATAGCACAATGAGTTTTTCATCATTGTGGCATCTGGAATTTGGACAGGAAGTGAGGAGCatgaggggagagggaggaggataCCATAGGGATCTTTGCCTTTATTTGGTGTTCTGTGGATAACGATTTCCTGCACCCTCTTCTCTTCAGCTGTACAGGTACAGAATGGGACCATCTGTGGTATATCTGGTAAGATAACATGTTTACTCTACATATCTGCATCTCTAGACAATTCCAGTAGCAAAGGGTGGGATTAAATGTGACCTGCTCAAGAGTGATGCCACcccctccttttccctgggattcTCTAAAGCTCTGCAAGAGCAAGGCAACCCCTCAGATATCTCACTGTCTTTAACAAAAGTTGACCCACCAGCCTCCTTTTTTATTCCACATATTTAGTCATATGAACATGATTAATAAAGTATTCATGGCACAGTATGCCTTTTAAaagactgatttttaaaataagttctGTCTGATTTCTTAGTTATTCCCACCAGATTAAGAAGGATGGTAGTTGTTGAGCATCTGGAAGGCTGAATTGATAAGGGTATGTGAGAAGATTGTAAGATCcactttttcctctctgcttgtCACTCATGACTAGATGTCTGGAATATCTAGTTTTGGTCCTCTAATACAAAACAGGTGTTGGCAAACTGAAGCCAGTCCCCTGGAAAGCCAATAAAAAGAAGCAGGtttcttcagcctggaggaagCTAAGGGGATAAAGTAATTGCAGTTTTCCACTAACCAGGGGGGATCTTGAGAGAAGATAGAGACTTCTCAGAGGTGCTCAGTAGAAGCACATAAGGTGGCTGACAAAACTGCAGACAGGAAAATTCTGATTAGATAGGATAAAAAATGCTTCCTCTGAGGATGGTGCGGAACTTGAACAGGTGCCTGGAGGGAATGATGGATCTACATCCCTGGATACTGTCCAAACTCAGCTGGACAAATCCCCAGGTGACTTTGTTTAGCTTTGAGGTTAACCATGCTGTAAGCAGTCAGAGACATTAAGAGGCATCCTGTAAACAAAAATCTTTCTGTCCTAACTCTGTGTCCCCTCCCGTTGCAGGCTGGTGCTGGTGATTGGggggctcctgctcctgtgtGGCCTGGTCTCtgtctgcctgaggtgctgcttCCAGTGCCATCAGACAGGGGACGAGGCGGGCCCCCCACCCTACGAGGTCACCGTCATTGCGTTTGACCACGACAGCACCCTCCAGAGCACCATCACTTGTGAGTTGGCCTTGCCCCATCCTGGGGACTTCAACACCCTGTGAAGTGGGGGCTGCACTCTTAAGCCCAGCTGGTGACACCCCAAGGCTGACAGAGGGATGTTGTAGTAAAATGTGGCGAACCCCAGATCCGGGAAGAAATtatgtctggctccagatcagaaggctgaaggatctgctttattaaaactatactatattacatgaatatactatttaaagagagacTATCCTGTTCTACATATATACTTCTTACTTGCCTAACTAATTCACAAAACACAtgactctctgctgagagtccGAGCCACAgaaccttcaccagaatccaatccagCAATCACTTCAGGTAAACAATCCCCATACCaaattccacatggggaaaacaaaggagcagagacaaagattgttttctcttctctctgtgcttctccaagAAATCCCGAGACACAcaattatgtctctctgtccagagaatgtgaatgtcacagGAAGTTCATGGCAGGATGGAGAGAAAACAACCTCTGCACGTGCTGCAAACTAAGGCACTCAGCTGTGAGACAAGTTTGGGTGGAATAAGGGTTCAGTGGCATTTCAGGAGAGAGGAGTTGTGGGATGCTGCTAGCAGGATTTCACACACATACTCCTTTTAGGGAAGACTcaaggagcaggaaaagaaaaacattctggCTGTGGGAATAGAAGAGGCTATGCCCTATGGGTATCCTTACCCTCCTCTAACCACATGATGCTCTCAGGATGAGGCAAACAGCTTTGGTCTCCTCTCTTCCAGCTCTCCACTCGGTGTTTGGCCCTGCTGCCAGGAGGATATTTGCTGTGGCACACTCCCACAATGCTGCCCAGGGAACACCTCCCCTCTCTGCATCAGACACCCCTCCAGTGTACGAGGAAGCTCTGCACATGAGCAGGTTCACCGTGGCCAAGGCAGGGCAGAAGGTGCCCGAGCTGGATCCAGTGCCGGAGGAAAAGCCACAGGCACCCACCGAGGGCAAGGACACCCAGCCAGCCCTCCCAGGACACTGATGGATGTCTGGTTTCACCTGAGAGCAAAAAATACAGCATAGTTGCATGCAGAGACTAATTCAGGTGGGCAGGGTTTTAAGAATTTCAGATTAACTTCCTTAATCAATTGAGAAAGGGGGGTTGgacggggtgggggggaagcaACTAAAATTCCAACTATGTTCAGATCTAGTATAGTCTAATGGTTCTTTTTGACAACTCCTTCAGATAATTTGTGTTTTCCAAGCCCACTCATTACATGCACACAAGACTAGAATCACACTTTGCATAAATACACAGGCAGCAGGATCAAGGTGCTGAGCCATTTTGTAGGCTAGTGATTGGCAGGGTGGCTGCAGATACAGTCTCATTCCACTTGCCTTTAGTCTAATTTTCCTCAGGATGGCAGAGAGgtcttcaaaacagaaaaaaataaaagatatttgCATAGGTCTATTACTACCCAATATTAACACCAAACTTCTGGAAATTGCTAATCATTTATAAATTatgaatgaattaaaaaaaaaaattatgggaACAATCTGCATGTAAATGGGAGACAGCATACATACAGACAGTATGCCCTTAATGCCCTGCAGAATACATAGAATGAACAAAGCTTGGTTCTGAATGGGATATATAGCAATTCTGAAATGGTAGTCACAAGCTCTTCTATTtcaattgaaaaatattatatatgtacCAACAGATCAAACAAGGGGAGCAGAAAGAATACTACCCCTGCAATAAAGctcaaacatatttttaatgcattcaTATAGTATAACTTATTAATTCCCAATGTTGCTGTCAAAACCAGATCAATTGAAGTAAGGCCATTTAAAACATGCAAGCCATTTCTCAGATTGAATTTTTGAGTTTCTTCTGGTCAATACAAATATGCTGAAGCATCCAGAAATATTAATGAAACTGGATGAAAATAGGTATGGCCCATCTGTAAAACCTTGGACTAGGCTGTCAGGATGAGTGTGGAACTACATCAGAGTTGTCTCTACCAGGATTCAGCACCTGAAAACATTAAAGCAGCACAACATTAAATATCACATGATGATTCTTTCAGCCATGAATAACTTGCATGTATGTGTTCATGCTGATATGAAGGCACAGGTCACATCTTTCTGAAATGCCTGCATGACCCTTCCTGCTGAAGTACCCAAATTCCCACTTTAGTTAATATGCTGGTCTCCTTTCctgtgaaatacagaaaatacagttaTTTTGTAGATAAGAAGAACAAGGACAATGTTGGACAAGGTCCATCCATCATAGACTAGGTCCCAAACATGTTTAGGAACCTAACTGCTGTTGAGATTACAACCATAGAAAATTTTAGAGAAGGTTGATAAAATAGCTTCAGGGATAGAATAAAACTAAATTGAACAACCAAAACATCTTTGATGATGCCCCAGACCTTGACCAGCCACAGAAATGTTGTATTTAAAGGAATTTAATGAGGGTCTTGATTTTGAGGTCACAAACTTCTTCCTAAATTGTCTAGTCATTATTAACTGTATCATTAGCAAGTGATAAACTGGAATGGAATAAATAAAGAAGTTACATATAAGTTTATTTCCCTTCTGCTATTACACCTTTCTTCAGTCTTGCAAttgtagaatggtttgggttggaggggaccttaaaaatcatcgggttccaaccccactgccatgggcagggacacctttggctagaccaggttgcttagagccccatccagcctggccttgaaataaaaataataattataactGCTTGTGGAGCACCTGTTTGAGTGACCTCTTTTATCAGCTGCTCTCTGAAATGCTGTTCAGGCCTGGCTTCACCAAGCTGCAGAACATTTCCTGGAAGGCTCTTGTTTACTCCACAGTAAAAGCCTGAAGCAAGCAGAGACATTTGAGTCTGCTGAACATATGTCAAGTACTGTCAAGCCCAGAAACTCCCTGGAAATCTTCACAGTGCTTTTTGGGGAGAACATCCAGCTCATCCTGCCTGCAAACCCTGAGCTATCCTGGCATTTAACACGTGATGGTCACTCTGCTCTACGGGACAGTAATTCTGCCAAGAAAGCCCAGTAATCCCAGTGCAGGAGCAGTCATTAAAGCATCTTCCAATCCCTGAAAtcccttcctgcagtcaggCTCAGCTCTCTCTTAGAAAGGGGCTCAGGACTGGACAGACAGCATCTTTTCCCTCCTGGACCAAACTCCTTTGTCCTTGTGAAACAGTAAATATCCTAAAGCACAAGGCCAGTTCTGAGGTGAAGCCTTTCCACATGATGTTCCCCGAGCAGCCCCAGTGCTGAGCTGCACCAGTCCTGCAGGACAAACTTGCCCAGCTCATTGTGCCACGGGAGCCTGCAGCTGCACGCTTGGCACTGGGGATGCAGCCTGgactgcagccagagcagcacctTTTGGGTGGTATCCCATCCCTTCTCTTCTAATGCTAACACCATCAGATCTCTAGGCATATGCATACATTTCTTCCACTAATCAGGATTATTCCACaaatcaaaaaattaaaaaaaaaagaaaaaccaacagCATACAGCGGGTGGTCCATTACATTCCTTTAACAAAGCAGCATTATTTGCAAAATGGTATTTGTAATTTGCAGTCCCATTAACTGGTCACTTTTCACAACCATTAAGTTTATTTAATGGCCACCAATGATTCAACAAGTTGTTTTCCTGTCAGGGGATCACCCCTCtcaaacccccaaccccccaacCTTTTCCAATTCCTTAGGACACAATCCAAAGGGGAACCCTTTGGGATCCCTTCTCATGGGAGCTATGAACATAGCCCCACTCCCATATTTCCCATCTTAGGAAAAAACCTTTTAACATCTTTAAAACCTTTTACAAACTTCCTGTAACTTCTTACAATCTTTTACAACTTTTTACAATCTTTCCCAAAACCCAAGCTGGTTTGAAAAATCTCTGAGTCTCACAGTGCAAACTATTAGTGCAACTTATGGACAGGAAAAATACCTTCAAATAAAGTACCTTAAATAATGTTGTAttctttttcacagaaagggcAGAGTGGTCTACTCACCAGACCAGGTAATAGGAAGATCTCCCTGAAAATATTCTGGTGTGCACTGGAGTGCTGACAATTCCTCTGGTCCACTGAGTTGGCATCTCTTTGTCCCATCTGGGGTACCAGAAACTGCCATCAAAATCTGGAAAATAGACTCTTTAACCAATTTGTTGAGGTAGAAAGTCAACATAGTTGTATTTGGTTTTAGGGTACATGTGAATAACTCCACAGAACATGCCAGTTATCAAAACCTTTAACTATTCATACATCTGAGCAAAGAAATTAGTGTTCATTGGCTTACAAGCTACATAGTTCTCTTCATTAAATAGTATTCTATCACctattgttatttatttattgcttctAATGCCAATTAATCCACATATTTagtctttttattatttatttctttttcccaggTAGAGAGAATCtcagtaattttctttgttaGTTTCTCCTTCATCTCCAATTTCTCTAAGTGTCTTTGGTTAcaaattctgcattctttgtggCCAGGTCTCAACGAAAAATTTCTCTCTCTGGTCGAAGAGCACTGAAGCACATCAGTCCCTAAATTggtaatttgtttttctaacaCATGGGCATCACCCATAGCTTGCTTGTCATCTGTTACTCAATTCATGGATTAAATATTCTTAAAGCAATTTCCCTCCCGACACTGCTGCACAGGCTCCTTTTAAAAGAAGTATTAACTTGTTTGGTAACAGTGCCACCCTTAGGTTCCCCTAAAACACGCAGTCTTTGAGAAAAACTGGTTTTCAGAAACATCCCAGTGGCCCCACTGTTGCTCCTTTGTTTTCACAGGAACAATGATACCCCTCCCCAACGAGCCACTCCCAATCACTGGCTGGAACAAATGGATCTCAAACTCTGCTTTGCAAGTCTGGGCTGTTACTGCTGCTTTTGATCATGCAGCAATTGTGATTGTGTTCCTTAATCTCCTCATTACATCATTTGTATGCCTTTAAGCAACTTTAGCTGAAGCTGGGCCATACAAGAAGTATGGTAAGAAAGAGCAgcctttttttgaaaaaaaaaaaaaaaaaaagaaaaaaaacaactaagaAATTGTAGAAAATAGAGCAGCGAGACAGCAGCCCAGCATGGACAACACAGAGTGCTTTcctagaggaaaagaaaacattcagACAATTAAACATTGTTTACTGGGAGTGAGTAACCCTGTGCCCTCATCCAAGACCAATGTGCCCATACTGGCTCTGAAGGTGCTACAGATCCAGTGCCAAGAGAAACTGGTGACCAGTCACGAGGGACACAGCAGAGACACCAGGCAAGGACTGTGCCACGGGTGGCAGCGAGCAGATCAGAAGCACGAGTGCCTTCAGGTGTGCCATCTGTGGTTTAATCACTGTTCAGACCACAAAGCACAAATTTCCTGACAAAAGACACTTTGATATGCGGAGTCCACacttaagattaaaaaaaaaaaaaaaaaaagtctgtagAGGCAGAAATGACCCAATAATGAATAATGGTAATAATGAAAGAAACATGCAAGGGAGTCCAGAGTTATAAGCAGGACTGTATAGTACGGCACAGGCTGCAAAGCCTGCCCCCAGGTTCTGTGCAAATATTT
Protein-coding regions in this window:
- the TMEM52B gene encoding transmembrane protein 52B, whose translation is MHNSGMICFVVGGFLWFPHVRGEEGCLNTELCTGTEWDHLWYIWLVLVIGGLLLLCGLVSVCLRCCFQCHQTGDEAGPPPYEVTVIAFDHDSTLQSTITSLHSVFGPAARRIFAVAHSHNAAQGTPPLSASDTPPVYEEALHMSRFTVAKAGQKVPELDPVPEEKPQAPTEGKDTQPALPGH